From a region of the Odontesthes bonariensis isolate fOdoBon6 chromosome 4, fOdoBon6.hap1, whole genome shotgun sequence genome:
- the LOC142378722 gene encoding lysyl oxidase homolog 4-like: MLSLSSLSTLLALLLLYPPQLSAQEVRVRLAGVGRRGANEGRVEVFYNGAWGTVCDDEVNLNLANVLCRQLGFQRSYTWAHSAKFGQGQGLIWLDNVRCKGTELSVANCHSNGWGINDCTHSEDLGVICSPERRPGFPAATLEDEPSSSRQQPSQQRQMNSSQSVPPPAPPAPPVHSPSYSARGHEIALHRNPTTSRRSNISPQENGHEIQILRRSRGGSGANQQPNPASPRGHQLPSRLANGASYRPRQENARSSPQALRREEERQVDREPQPQLESDRRRSNRHQQLSGNHVEPDPVNPDMGLETDAQYTQGSERVPLEEARLRPVLSSNHRALVTEGVLEVKHAGKWRHVCDQGWDLSSSHVVCGMLGFPAAEQFDQTAYRKLWDSKLADPSSRLRTQISKKAYWVEKVKCQGVEASLSQCHAQLSFPRGDVPCKGGMHAVVRCVPGSQFTHFGRVPPPPAVPPVVRLKSGPRLGEGRVEVLKEGKWGTVCDHLWDLSAASVVCRELGFGTAKEAINRAQLGQGTGPIHMNSVQCTGREKSITECIYKPVPLYSCKHNQDVAVRCNVPITGMKATVRLAGGRDPGEGRVEVLMEVGGVKRWGSVCSENWGLNEAMVVCRQLGLGFASTPHQETWYWPGSSDASEVVLSGTHCIGTEMSIQQCRKNTQVYCPRGGEGRAAGVTCVETAPDLVLDAQLVQETAYLEDRPLHLLTCANEENCLSSSAARMNWPYGHRRLLRFSSRIMNMGRADFRPRATRESWTWHQCHRHYHSIEVFTHYDLLTLNGTKVAEGHKASFCLEDTYCPEGIHKRYSCYNMGQQGISVGCWDTYRHDIDCQWIDVTDVRPGEYIFQVEVNPSLDMAESDFQNNVMRCRCKYDGARVYLFGCHAGDAYSAEVEDLFDHQRQISSNFL, encoded by the exons ATGCTCTCTCTCAGCTCCCTGTCTACACTCCTCGCCCTGCTTCTCCTCTACCCCCCTCAGCTGTCTGCGCAGGAGGTGCGAGTGCGTCTCGCAGGCGTAGGTCGACGTGGTGCAAATGAGGGACGTGTGGAGGTGTTTTATAATGGAGCGTGGGGCACAGTGTGTGATGATGAGGTGAATCTTAACCTTGCCAATGTGTTATGCCGGCAGTTGGGCTTTCAACGCAGCTATACCTGGGCGCACAGTGCCAAGTTTGGCCAGGGACAAG GTCTTATCTGGTTAGACAATGTGCGCTGTAAGGGCACAGAGCTCTCTGTTGCAAACTGTCACTCCAACGGTTGGGGAATCAATGATTGCACCCACAGTGAGGATCTGGGGGTCATTTGCAGCCCAGAAAGGAGACCTGGCTTCCCCGCTGCCACTTTAGAGGATGAACCTTCATCCTCAAGACAACAGCCAAGCCAACAAAGACAAATGAATTCATCGCAGTCTGTCCCCCCTCCAGCTCCACCTGCACCACCAGTCCATAGCCCATCTTACTCTGCAAGAGGCCATGAAATTGCTCTTCATCGCAACCCAACCACCTCCCGCCGCAGCAACATCTCCCCACAAGAGAATGGCCATGAGATCCAGATCTTGCGACGGAGTCGAGGCGGCTCTGGAGCGAACCAGCAGCCCAACCCAGCTTCGCCTCGAGGTCACCAGCTGCCCTCACGCCTGGCAAATGGTGCATCCTACAGGCCGAGACAGGAGAACGCAAGGAGCAGTCCTCAGGCGTTGAGACGGGAGGAAGAGCGGCAGGTGGACAGGGAACCTCAACCTCAACTCGAATCTGACAGGAGGAGGAGCAACAGGCATCAGCAGCTCAGCGGGAACCATGTTGAACCAGACCCAGTAAATCCAGACATGGGACTGGAGACTGATGCTCAATAcacacag GGATCTGAGAGGGTTCCCTTAGAGGAAGCACGTCTTCGCCCCGTACTGTCCAGCAACCATAGGGCTCTGGTGACGGAGGGAGTGCTGGAAGTGAAGCACGCTGGGAAGTGGCGTCATGTGTGCGACCAGGGATGGGACCTGAGCAGCAGCCATGTCGTCTGTGGCATGCTGGGATTTCCTGCGGCAGAACAGTTTGACCAAACCGCTTACAG GAAACTTTGGGACTCTAAATTAGCTGATCCTTCATCAAG GCTGAGGACACAGATCAGTAAGAAGGCTTACTGGGTGGAGAAGGTGAAGTGTCAGGGTGTGGAGGCATCACTATCGCAGTGTCATGCCCagctgtccttccccagggggGATGTTCCATGTAAGGGGGGCATGCACGCAGTAGTCCGCTGTGTCCCCGGATCCCAGTTCACACATTTTGGCAGAGTACCTCCTCCACCTGCTGTCCCA CCTGTTGTCCGTCTGAAGTCCGGGCCCCGTCTTGGAGAGGGTCGGGTCGAAGTGCTTAAAGAGGGCAAGTGGGGCACCGTGTGCGACCATCTGTGGGACTTGAGCGCTGCCAGTGTGGTCTGCAGAGAACTGGGTTTTGGGACGGCTAAAGAGGCTATCAACAGGGCTCAGCTGGGACAGG GTACTGGTCCCATCCACATGAACAGTGTCCAATGTACAGGCAGGGAGAAGTCAATTACAGAGTGTATCTACAAACCAGTGCCACTTTACAGCTGCAAGCACAACCAAGATGTGGCAGTCCGTTGCAACGTGCCCATCACTGGCATGAAGGCCACT GTGCGTCTGGCAGGAGGCAGAGACCCTGGAGAGGGCCGTGTGGAGGTGCTGATGGAGGTGGGAGGAGTGAAGCGCTGGGGCTCGGTATGCAGTGAGAACTGGGGCTTGAATGAAGCCATGGTGGTCTGTCGTCAGCTTGGCTTGGGCTTCGCCTCAACACCTCATCAG GAGACCTGGTACTGGCCAGGATCTTCAGATGCCAGTGAAGTGGTGTTGAGTGGGACTCACTGCATTGGCACTGAGATGTCTATCCAACAGTGTCGCAAAAACACACAAGTCTACTGTCCCAGAGGAGGAGAAGGCAGAGCTGCAGGAGTCACGTGTGTGGAGA CTGCTCCTGACCTTGTGTTGGATGCTCAGCTTGTCCAAGAGACCGCATACCTGGAGGATCGACCTCTCCACCTGCTGACTTGCGCTAACGAGGAGAATTGCCTGTCTTCCTCTGCTGCAAGAATGAACTGGCCCTATGGGCACCGCCGCCTGTTGCGCTTCTCTTCCCGCATCATGAACATGGGTCGCGCTGACTTCCGACCTCGGGCCACCAGGGAAAGCTGGACATGGCATCAGTGTCACAG ACACTACCACAGCATTGAGGTCTTCACCCACTATGATCTGCTCACCCTCAATGGGACAAAGGTGGCTGAAGGTCACAAAGCCAGCTTCTGCTTGGAGGACACCTACTGTCCCGAGG GTATACACAAGCGATATTCCTGCTACAACATGGGACAACAGGGTATCTCAGTTGGCTGCTGGGACACTTACCGTCATGACATTGACTGTCAGTGGATCGACGTCACAGACGTGCGACCCGGTGAATACATCTTTCAG GTGGAGGTCAATCCTTCCTTAGACATGGCTGAGTCCGATTTCCAGAACAATGTGATGCGCTGCCGGTGCAAGTACGATGGAGCACGGGTTTACCTCTTCGGTTGCCATGCAG GTGATGCTTACAGCGCTGAGGTGGAGGACCTGTTTGACCACCAGCGTCAGATTTCCAGCAACTTCCTGTGA